The Kluyveromyces lactis strain NRRL Y-1140 chromosome D complete sequence genome has a window encoding:
- a CDS encoding SRPBCC domain-containing protein (conserved hypothetical protein): MADIEARTIINAAPSVVRGVFLDFTKYSEWSTFIKEISPSDKQEGPVPGKGLQVLLDFDGGSPQKMAPVVITNSDAEFSWTGVLGVKSVFNGTHKFEFKPLEDGMKTELIQSEAFGGVLKKPLLWYVGKKTQIGFEAFNNALKDRVENSA, from the coding sequence ATGGCAGATATCGAAGCTAGAACTATTATTAACGCGGCTCCAAGCGTAGTGAGAGGGGTATTTTTGGACTTTACAAAATATTCTGAATGGTCCACTTTCATTAAGGAAATATCACCAAGTGACAAACAAGAAGGCCCAGTGCCAGGGAAAGGTTTACAGGTTCTATTGGATTTCGACGGGGGATCTCCTCAAAAGATGGCTCCAGTTGTCATCACAAACTCCGACGCAGAATTTTCTTGGACGGGTGTTCTGGGTGTCAAGTCCGTGTTCAATGGAACACATAAATTCGAGTTTAAGCCATTGGAAGATGGTATGAAAACGGAACTTATTCAATCCGAAGCCTTTGGTGGTGTTTTAAAGAAACCCCTATTATGGTatgttggaaagaaaactcAGATTGGATTCGAAGCATTCAACaatgctttgaaagatagAGTTGAAAATTCCGCTTAA